In Jaculus jaculus isolate mJacJac1 chromosome 11, mJacJac1.mat.Y.cur, whole genome shotgun sequence, the following proteins share a genomic window:
- the Rhbdl1 gene encoding rhomboid-related protein 1 isoform X1 produces the protein MDRSSLLQLIQEQQLDPENTGFIGADTFAGLVHSHELPLDPAKLDMLVALAQSNERGQVCYQELVDLVSATAPAPQISSKRSSSFKRAIANGQRALPRDGLLDEPGLGVYKRFVRYVAYEILPCEMDRRWYFYRHRNCPPPVFMASVTLAQIIVFLCYGARLNKWVLQTYHPEYMKSPLVYHPGHRARAWRFLTYMFMHVGLEQLGFNALLQLMIGVPLEMVHGLLRISLLYLAGVLAGSLTVSITDMRAPVVGGSGGVYALCSAHLANVVMNWAGMRCPYKLLRMVLALVCMSSEVGRAVWLRFSPPLPASGPQPSFMAHLAGAVVGVSMGLTILRSYEERLRDQCGWWVVLLAYGTFLLFAIFWNVFAYDLLGAHIPPPP, from the exons ATGGACAGGAGCTCGCTGCTGCAGCTCATCCAGGAGCAG CAGCTGGATCCTGAGAACACAGGCTTCATTGGAGCGGACACCTTTGCTGGTCTGGTGCATAGCCATGAGCTGCCCCTGGACCCCGCCAAGTTGGACATGCTGGTGGCCTTGGCCCAGAGCAACGAGCGCGGCCAGGTCTGCTACCAGGAGCTGGTGGACCTGGTCAGTGCCACG GCCCCTGCCCCTCAGATCAGTAGCAAGCGCTCCAGTAGCTTCAAACGGGCCATTGCTAATGGACAGCGGGCACTGCCCCGGGATGGGCTGCTGGATGAGCCGGGCCTGGGCGTCTACAAGAGGTTTGTGCGTTATGTGGCTTACGAGATCCTGCCCTGTGAGATGGACCGCCGTTGGTACTTCTATCGGCACCGCAACTGCCCACCCCCCGTGTTCATGGCCTCTGTCACCCTTGCCCAG ATTATTGTGTTCCTGTGCTATGGGGCACGACTCAACAAGTGGGTGCTGCAGACCTACCACCCCGAATACATGAAGAGCCCTCTTGTGTACCACCCTGGACACCGCGCACGAGCCTGGCGCTTTCTCACCTACATGTTCATGCATGTCGG GCTGGAGCAGCTGGGGTTCAATGCCCTTCTGCAGTTGATGATTGGGGTGCCCTTGGAGATGGTGCATGGCCTACTCCGTATCAGCCTGCTCTACCTAGCGGGCGTGCTGGCAG GCTCCCTGACGGTCTCCATCACTGACATGCGTGCCCCCGTAGTGGGGGGCTCTGGTGGGGTTTACGCACTCTGCTCAGCACACCTGGCCAACGTTGTCATG AATTGGGCTGGGATGCGGTGTCCCTACAAGCTGCTGAGGATGGTGCTGGCCTTGGTGTGCA TGAGTTCCGAGGTGGGCCGGGCTGTGTGGCTGCGCTTCTCCCCGCCGCTGCCTGCCTCTGGCCCACAGCCCAGCTTCATGGCACACCTGGCTGGCGCAGTAGTGGGCGTGAGCATGGGCCTCACCATCCTGCGCAGCTATGAGGAGCGCCTGAGGGACCAGTGCGGATGGTGGGTGGTGCTGCTCGCCTACGGCACCTTCCTGCTCTTCGCCATCTTTTGGAACGTCTTTGCCTACGACTTGCTGGGTGCCCACatccctcctccaccctga
- the Rhbdl1 gene encoding rhomboid-related protein 1 isoform X9 — MDRSSLLQLIQEQISSKRSSSFKRAIANGQRALPRDGLLDEPGLGVYKRFVRYVAYEILPCEMDRRWYFYRHRNCPPPVFMASVTLAQIIVFLCYGARLNKWVLQTYHPEYMKSPLVYHPGHRARAWRFLTYMFMHVGLEQLGFNALLQLMIGVPLEMVHGLLRISLLYLAGVLAGSLTVSITDMRAPVVGGSGGVYALCSAHLANVVMNWAGMRCPYKLLRMVLALVCMSSEVGRAVWLRFSPPLPASGPQPSFMAHLAGAVVGVSMGLTILRSYEERLRDQCGWWVVLLAYGTFLLFAIFWNVFAYDLLGAHIPPPP, encoded by the exons ATGGACAGGAGCTCGCTGCTGCAGCTCATCCAGGAGCAG ATCAGTAGCAAGCGCTCCAGTAGCTTCAAACGGGCCATTGCTAATGGACAGCGGGCACTGCCCCGGGATGGGCTGCTGGATGAGCCGGGCCTGGGCGTCTACAAGAGGTTTGTGCGTTATGTGGCTTACGAGATCCTGCCCTGTGAGATGGACCGCCGTTGGTACTTCTATCGGCACCGCAACTGCCCACCCCCCGTGTTCATGGCCTCTGTCACCCTTGCCCAG ATTATTGTGTTCCTGTGCTATGGGGCACGACTCAACAAGTGGGTGCTGCAGACCTACCACCCCGAATACATGAAGAGCCCTCTTGTGTACCACCCTGGACACCGCGCACGAGCCTGGCGCTTTCTCACCTACATGTTCATGCATGTCGG GCTGGAGCAGCTGGGGTTCAATGCCCTTCTGCAGTTGATGATTGGGGTGCCCTTGGAGATGGTGCATGGCCTACTCCGTATCAGCCTGCTCTACCTAGCGGGCGTGCTGGCAG GCTCCCTGACGGTCTCCATCACTGACATGCGTGCCCCCGTAGTGGGGGGCTCTGGTGGGGTTTACGCACTCTGCTCAGCACACCTGGCCAACGTTGTCATG AATTGGGCTGGGATGCGGTGTCCCTACAAGCTGCTGAGGATGGTGCTGGCCTTGGTGTGCA TGAGTTCCGAGGTGGGCCGGGCTGTGTGGCTGCGCTTCTCCCCGCCGCTGCCTGCCTCTGGCCCACAGCCCAGCTTCATGGCACACCTGGCTGGCGCAGTAGTGGGCGTGAGCATGGGCCTCACCATCCTGCGCAGCTATGAGGAGCGCCTGAGGGACCAGTGCGGATGGTGGGTGGTGCTGCTCGCCTACGGCACCTTCCTGCTCTTCGCCATCTTTTGGAACGTCTTTGCCTACGACTTGCTGGGTGCCCACatccctcctccaccctga
- the Rhbdl1 gene encoding rhomboid-related protein 1 isoform X6 yields the protein MDRSSLLQLIQEQLDPENTGFIGADTFAGLVHSHELPLDPAKLDMLVALAQSNERGQVCYQELVDLISSKRSSSFKRAIANGQRALPRDGLLDEPGLGVYKRFVRYVAYEILPCEMDRRWYFYRHRNCPPPVFMASVTLAQIIVFLCYGARLNKWVLQTYHPEYMKSPLVYHPGHRARAWRFLTYMFMHVGLEQLGFNALLQLMIGVPLEMVHGLLRISLLYLAGVLAGSLTVSITDMRAPVVGGSGGVYALCSAHLANVVMNWAGMRCPYKLLRMVLALVCMSSEVGRAVWLRFSPPLPASGPQPSFMAHLAGAVVGVSMGLTILRSYEERLRDQCGWWVVLLAYGTFLLFAIFWNVFAYDLLGAHIPPPP from the exons ATGGACAGGAGCTCGCTGCTGCAGCTCATCCAGGAGCAG CTGGATCCTGAGAACACAGGCTTCATTGGAGCGGACACCTTTGCTGGTCTGGTGCATAGCCATGAGCTGCCCCTGGACCCCGCCAAGTTGGACATGCTGGTGGCCTTGGCCCAGAGCAACGAGCGCGGCCAGGTCTGCTACCAGGAGCTGGTGGACCTG ATCAGTAGCAAGCGCTCCAGTAGCTTCAAACGGGCCATTGCTAATGGACAGCGGGCACTGCCCCGGGATGGGCTGCTGGATGAGCCGGGCCTGGGCGTCTACAAGAGGTTTGTGCGTTATGTGGCTTACGAGATCCTGCCCTGTGAGATGGACCGCCGTTGGTACTTCTATCGGCACCGCAACTGCCCACCCCCCGTGTTCATGGCCTCTGTCACCCTTGCCCAG ATTATTGTGTTCCTGTGCTATGGGGCACGACTCAACAAGTGGGTGCTGCAGACCTACCACCCCGAATACATGAAGAGCCCTCTTGTGTACCACCCTGGACACCGCGCACGAGCCTGGCGCTTTCTCACCTACATGTTCATGCATGTCGG GCTGGAGCAGCTGGGGTTCAATGCCCTTCTGCAGTTGATGATTGGGGTGCCCTTGGAGATGGTGCATGGCCTACTCCGTATCAGCCTGCTCTACCTAGCGGGCGTGCTGGCAG GCTCCCTGACGGTCTCCATCACTGACATGCGTGCCCCCGTAGTGGGGGGCTCTGGTGGGGTTTACGCACTCTGCTCAGCACACCTGGCCAACGTTGTCATG AATTGGGCTGGGATGCGGTGTCCCTACAAGCTGCTGAGGATGGTGCTGGCCTTGGTGTGCA TGAGTTCCGAGGTGGGCCGGGCTGTGTGGCTGCGCTTCTCCCCGCCGCTGCCTGCCTCTGGCCCACAGCCCAGCTTCATGGCACACCTGGCTGGCGCAGTAGTGGGCGTGAGCATGGGCCTCACCATCCTGCGCAGCTATGAGGAGCGCCTGAGGGACCAGTGCGGATGGTGGGTGGTGCTGCTCGCCTACGGCACCTTCCTGCTCTTCGCCATCTTTTGGAACGTCTTTGCCTACGACTTGCTGGGTGCCCACatccctcctccaccctga
- the Rhbdl1 gene encoding rhomboid-related protein 1 isoform X2 codes for MDRSSLLQLIQEQLDPENTGFIGADTFAGLVHSHELPLDPAKLDMLVALAQSNERGQVCYQELVDLVSATAPAPQISSKRSSSFKRAIANGQRALPRDGLLDEPGLGVYKRFVRYVAYEILPCEMDRRWYFYRHRNCPPPVFMASVTLAQIIVFLCYGARLNKWVLQTYHPEYMKSPLVYHPGHRARAWRFLTYMFMHVGLEQLGFNALLQLMIGVPLEMVHGLLRISLLYLAGVLAGSLTVSITDMRAPVVGGSGGVYALCSAHLANVVMNWAGMRCPYKLLRMVLALVCMSSEVGRAVWLRFSPPLPASGPQPSFMAHLAGAVVGVSMGLTILRSYEERLRDQCGWWVVLLAYGTFLLFAIFWNVFAYDLLGAHIPPPP; via the exons ATGGACAGGAGCTCGCTGCTGCAGCTCATCCAGGAGCAG CTGGATCCTGAGAACACAGGCTTCATTGGAGCGGACACCTTTGCTGGTCTGGTGCATAGCCATGAGCTGCCCCTGGACCCCGCCAAGTTGGACATGCTGGTGGCCTTGGCCCAGAGCAACGAGCGCGGCCAGGTCTGCTACCAGGAGCTGGTGGACCTGGTCAGTGCCACG GCCCCTGCCCCTCAGATCAGTAGCAAGCGCTCCAGTAGCTTCAAACGGGCCATTGCTAATGGACAGCGGGCACTGCCCCGGGATGGGCTGCTGGATGAGCCGGGCCTGGGCGTCTACAAGAGGTTTGTGCGTTATGTGGCTTACGAGATCCTGCCCTGTGAGATGGACCGCCGTTGGTACTTCTATCGGCACCGCAACTGCCCACCCCCCGTGTTCATGGCCTCTGTCACCCTTGCCCAG ATTATTGTGTTCCTGTGCTATGGGGCACGACTCAACAAGTGGGTGCTGCAGACCTACCACCCCGAATACATGAAGAGCCCTCTTGTGTACCACCCTGGACACCGCGCACGAGCCTGGCGCTTTCTCACCTACATGTTCATGCATGTCGG GCTGGAGCAGCTGGGGTTCAATGCCCTTCTGCAGTTGATGATTGGGGTGCCCTTGGAGATGGTGCATGGCCTACTCCGTATCAGCCTGCTCTACCTAGCGGGCGTGCTGGCAG GCTCCCTGACGGTCTCCATCACTGACATGCGTGCCCCCGTAGTGGGGGGCTCTGGTGGGGTTTACGCACTCTGCTCAGCACACCTGGCCAACGTTGTCATG AATTGGGCTGGGATGCGGTGTCCCTACAAGCTGCTGAGGATGGTGCTGGCCTTGGTGTGCA TGAGTTCCGAGGTGGGCCGGGCTGTGTGGCTGCGCTTCTCCCCGCCGCTGCCTGCCTCTGGCCCACAGCCCAGCTTCATGGCACACCTGGCTGGCGCAGTAGTGGGCGTGAGCATGGGCCTCACCATCCTGCGCAGCTATGAGGAGCGCCTGAGGGACCAGTGCGGATGGTGGGTGGTGCTGCTCGCCTACGGCACCTTCCTGCTCTTCGCCATCTTTTGGAACGTCTTTGCCTACGACTTGCTGGGTGCCCACatccctcctccaccctga
- the Rhbdl1 gene encoding rhomboid-related protein 1 isoform X10 — protein sequence MDRSSLLQLIQEQQLDPENTGFIGADTFAGLVHSHELPLDPAKLDMLVALAQSNERGQVCYQELVDLIIVFLCYGARLNKWVLQTYHPEYMKSPLVYHPGHRARAWRFLTYMFMHVGLEQLGFNALLQLMIGVPLEMVHGLLRISLLYLAGVLAGSLTVSITDMRAPVVGGSGGVYALCSAHLANVVMNWAGMRCPYKLLRMVLALVCMSSEVGRAVWLRFSPPLPASGPQPSFMAHLAGAVVGVSMGLTILRSYEERLRDQCGWWVVLLAYGTFLLFAIFWNVFAYDLLGAHIPPPP from the exons ATGGACAGGAGCTCGCTGCTGCAGCTCATCCAGGAGCAG CAGCTGGATCCTGAGAACACAGGCTTCATTGGAGCGGACACCTTTGCTGGTCTGGTGCATAGCCATGAGCTGCCCCTGGACCCCGCCAAGTTGGACATGCTGGTGGCCTTGGCCCAGAGCAACGAGCGCGGCCAGGTCTGCTACCAGGAGCTGGTGGACCTG ATTATTGTGTTCCTGTGCTATGGGGCACGACTCAACAAGTGGGTGCTGCAGACCTACCACCCCGAATACATGAAGAGCCCTCTTGTGTACCACCCTGGACACCGCGCACGAGCCTGGCGCTTTCTCACCTACATGTTCATGCATGTCGG GCTGGAGCAGCTGGGGTTCAATGCCCTTCTGCAGTTGATGATTGGGGTGCCCTTGGAGATGGTGCATGGCCTACTCCGTATCAGCCTGCTCTACCTAGCGGGCGTGCTGGCAG GCTCCCTGACGGTCTCCATCACTGACATGCGTGCCCCCGTAGTGGGGGGCTCTGGTGGGGTTTACGCACTCTGCTCAGCACACCTGGCCAACGTTGTCATG AATTGGGCTGGGATGCGGTGTCCCTACAAGCTGCTGAGGATGGTGCTGGCCTTGGTGTGCA TGAGTTCCGAGGTGGGCCGGGCTGTGTGGCTGCGCTTCTCCCCGCCGCTGCCTGCCTCTGGCCCACAGCCCAGCTTCATGGCACACCTGGCTGGCGCAGTAGTGGGCGTGAGCATGGGCCTCACCATCCTGCGCAGCTATGAGGAGCGCCTGAGGGACCAGTGCGGATGGTGGGTGGTGCTGCTCGCCTACGGCACCTTCCTGCTCTTCGCCATCTTTTGGAACGTCTTTGCCTACGACTTGCTGGGTGCCCACatccctcctccaccctga
- the Rhbdl1 gene encoding rhomboid-related protein 1 isoform X7, producing MDRSSLLQLIQEQQLDPENTGFIGADTFAGLVHSHELPLDPAKLDMLVALAQSNERGQISSKRSSSFKRAIANGQRALPRDGLLDEPGLGVYKRFVRYVAYEILPCEMDRRWYFYRHRNCPPPVFMASVTLAQIIVFLCYGARLNKWVLQTYHPEYMKSPLVYHPGHRARAWRFLTYMFMHVGLEQLGFNALLQLMIGVPLEMVHGLLRISLLYLAGVLAGSLTVSITDMRAPVVGGSGGVYALCSAHLANVVMNWAGMRCPYKLLRMVLALVCMSSEVGRAVWLRFSPPLPASGPQPSFMAHLAGAVVGVSMGLTILRSYEERLRDQCGWWVVLLAYGTFLLFAIFWNVFAYDLLGAHIPPPP from the exons ATGGACAGGAGCTCGCTGCTGCAGCTCATCCAGGAGCAG CAGCTGGATCCTGAGAACACAGGCTTCATTGGAGCGGACACCTTTGCTGGTCTGGTGCATAGCCATGAGCTGCCCCTGGACCCCGCCAAGTTGGACATGCTGGTGGCCTTGGCCCAGAGCAACGAGCGCGGCCAG ATCAGTAGCAAGCGCTCCAGTAGCTTCAAACGGGCCATTGCTAATGGACAGCGGGCACTGCCCCGGGATGGGCTGCTGGATGAGCCGGGCCTGGGCGTCTACAAGAGGTTTGTGCGTTATGTGGCTTACGAGATCCTGCCCTGTGAGATGGACCGCCGTTGGTACTTCTATCGGCACCGCAACTGCCCACCCCCCGTGTTCATGGCCTCTGTCACCCTTGCCCAG ATTATTGTGTTCCTGTGCTATGGGGCACGACTCAACAAGTGGGTGCTGCAGACCTACCACCCCGAATACATGAAGAGCCCTCTTGTGTACCACCCTGGACACCGCGCACGAGCCTGGCGCTTTCTCACCTACATGTTCATGCATGTCGG GCTGGAGCAGCTGGGGTTCAATGCCCTTCTGCAGTTGATGATTGGGGTGCCCTTGGAGATGGTGCATGGCCTACTCCGTATCAGCCTGCTCTACCTAGCGGGCGTGCTGGCAG GCTCCCTGACGGTCTCCATCACTGACATGCGTGCCCCCGTAGTGGGGGGCTCTGGTGGGGTTTACGCACTCTGCTCAGCACACCTGGCCAACGTTGTCATG AATTGGGCTGGGATGCGGTGTCCCTACAAGCTGCTGAGGATGGTGCTGGCCTTGGTGTGCA TGAGTTCCGAGGTGGGCCGGGCTGTGTGGCTGCGCTTCTCCCCGCCGCTGCCTGCCTCTGGCCCACAGCCCAGCTTCATGGCACACCTGGCTGGCGCAGTAGTGGGCGTGAGCATGGGCCTCACCATCCTGCGCAGCTATGAGGAGCGCCTGAGGGACCAGTGCGGATGGTGGGTGGTGCTGCTCGCCTACGGCACCTTCCTGCTCTTCGCCATCTTTTGGAACGTCTTTGCCTACGACTTGCTGGGTGCCCACatccctcctccaccctga
- the Rhbdl1 gene encoding rhomboid-related protein 1 isoform X5, translating into MDRSSLLQLIQEQQLDPENTGFIGADTFAGLVHSHELPLDPAKLDMLVALAQSNERGQVCYQELVDLISSKRSSSFKRAIANGQRALPRDGLLDEPGLGVYKRFVRYVAYEILPCEMDRRWYFYRHRNCPPPVFMASVTLAQIIVFLCYGARLNKWVLQTYHPEYMKSPLVYHPGHRARAWRFLTYMFMHVGLEQLGFNALLQLMIGVPLEMVHGLLRISLLYLAGVLAGSLTVSITDMRAPVVGGSGGVYALCSAHLANVVMNWAGMRCPYKLLRMVLALVCMSSEVGRAVWLRFSPPLPASGPQPSFMAHLAGAVVGVSMGLTILRSYEERLRDQCGWWVVLLAYGTFLLFAIFWNVFAYDLLGAHIPPPP; encoded by the exons ATGGACAGGAGCTCGCTGCTGCAGCTCATCCAGGAGCAG CAGCTGGATCCTGAGAACACAGGCTTCATTGGAGCGGACACCTTTGCTGGTCTGGTGCATAGCCATGAGCTGCCCCTGGACCCCGCCAAGTTGGACATGCTGGTGGCCTTGGCCCAGAGCAACGAGCGCGGCCAGGTCTGCTACCAGGAGCTGGTGGACCTG ATCAGTAGCAAGCGCTCCAGTAGCTTCAAACGGGCCATTGCTAATGGACAGCGGGCACTGCCCCGGGATGGGCTGCTGGATGAGCCGGGCCTGGGCGTCTACAAGAGGTTTGTGCGTTATGTGGCTTACGAGATCCTGCCCTGTGAGATGGACCGCCGTTGGTACTTCTATCGGCACCGCAACTGCCCACCCCCCGTGTTCATGGCCTCTGTCACCCTTGCCCAG ATTATTGTGTTCCTGTGCTATGGGGCACGACTCAACAAGTGGGTGCTGCAGACCTACCACCCCGAATACATGAAGAGCCCTCTTGTGTACCACCCTGGACACCGCGCACGAGCCTGGCGCTTTCTCACCTACATGTTCATGCATGTCGG GCTGGAGCAGCTGGGGTTCAATGCCCTTCTGCAGTTGATGATTGGGGTGCCCTTGGAGATGGTGCATGGCCTACTCCGTATCAGCCTGCTCTACCTAGCGGGCGTGCTGGCAG GCTCCCTGACGGTCTCCATCACTGACATGCGTGCCCCCGTAGTGGGGGGCTCTGGTGGGGTTTACGCACTCTGCTCAGCACACCTGGCCAACGTTGTCATG AATTGGGCTGGGATGCGGTGTCCCTACAAGCTGCTGAGGATGGTGCTGGCCTTGGTGTGCA TGAGTTCCGAGGTGGGCCGGGCTGTGTGGCTGCGCTTCTCCCCGCCGCTGCCTGCCTCTGGCCCACAGCCCAGCTTCATGGCACACCTGGCTGGCGCAGTAGTGGGCGTGAGCATGGGCCTCACCATCCTGCGCAGCTATGAGGAGCGCCTGAGGGACCAGTGCGGATGGTGGGTGGTGCTGCTCGCCTACGGCACCTTCCTGCTCTTCGCCATCTTTTGGAACGTCTTTGCCTACGACTTGCTGGGTGCCCACatccctcctccaccctga
- the Rhbdl1 gene encoding rhomboid-related protein 1 isoform X3 produces the protein MDRSSLLQLIQEQQLDPENTGFIGADTFAGLVHSHELPLDPAKLDMLVALAQSNERGQVCYQELVDLAPAPQISSKRSSSFKRAIANGQRALPRDGLLDEPGLGVYKRFVRYVAYEILPCEMDRRWYFYRHRNCPPPVFMASVTLAQIIVFLCYGARLNKWVLQTYHPEYMKSPLVYHPGHRARAWRFLTYMFMHVGLEQLGFNALLQLMIGVPLEMVHGLLRISLLYLAGVLAGSLTVSITDMRAPVVGGSGGVYALCSAHLANVVMNWAGMRCPYKLLRMVLALVCMSSEVGRAVWLRFSPPLPASGPQPSFMAHLAGAVVGVSMGLTILRSYEERLRDQCGWWVVLLAYGTFLLFAIFWNVFAYDLLGAHIPPPP, from the exons ATGGACAGGAGCTCGCTGCTGCAGCTCATCCAGGAGCAG CAGCTGGATCCTGAGAACACAGGCTTCATTGGAGCGGACACCTTTGCTGGTCTGGTGCATAGCCATGAGCTGCCCCTGGACCCCGCCAAGTTGGACATGCTGGTGGCCTTGGCCCAGAGCAACGAGCGCGGCCAGGTCTGCTACCAGGAGCTGGTGGACCTG GCCCCTGCCCCTCAGATCAGTAGCAAGCGCTCCAGTAGCTTCAAACGGGCCATTGCTAATGGACAGCGGGCACTGCCCCGGGATGGGCTGCTGGATGAGCCGGGCCTGGGCGTCTACAAGAGGTTTGTGCGTTATGTGGCTTACGAGATCCTGCCCTGTGAGATGGACCGCCGTTGGTACTTCTATCGGCACCGCAACTGCCCACCCCCCGTGTTCATGGCCTCTGTCACCCTTGCCCAG ATTATTGTGTTCCTGTGCTATGGGGCACGACTCAACAAGTGGGTGCTGCAGACCTACCACCCCGAATACATGAAGAGCCCTCTTGTGTACCACCCTGGACACCGCGCACGAGCCTGGCGCTTTCTCACCTACATGTTCATGCATGTCGG GCTGGAGCAGCTGGGGTTCAATGCCCTTCTGCAGTTGATGATTGGGGTGCCCTTGGAGATGGTGCATGGCCTACTCCGTATCAGCCTGCTCTACCTAGCGGGCGTGCTGGCAG GCTCCCTGACGGTCTCCATCACTGACATGCGTGCCCCCGTAGTGGGGGGCTCTGGTGGGGTTTACGCACTCTGCTCAGCACACCTGGCCAACGTTGTCATG AATTGGGCTGGGATGCGGTGTCCCTACAAGCTGCTGAGGATGGTGCTGGCCTTGGTGTGCA TGAGTTCCGAGGTGGGCCGGGCTGTGTGGCTGCGCTTCTCCCCGCCGCTGCCTGCCTCTGGCCCACAGCCCAGCTTCATGGCACACCTGGCTGGCGCAGTAGTGGGCGTGAGCATGGGCCTCACCATCCTGCGCAGCTATGAGGAGCGCCTGAGGGACCAGTGCGGATGGTGGGTGGTGCTGCTCGCCTACGGCACCTTCCTGCTCTTCGCCATCTTTTGGAACGTCTTTGCCTACGACTTGCTGGGTGCCCACatccctcctccaccctga
- the Rhbdl1 gene encoding rhomboid-related protein 1 isoform X4: MDRSSLLQLIQEQQLDPENTGFIGADTFAGLVHSHELPLDPAKLDMLVALAQSNERGQVCYQELVDLVSATISSKRSSSFKRAIANGQRALPRDGLLDEPGLGVYKRFVRYVAYEILPCEMDRRWYFYRHRNCPPPVFMASVTLAQIIVFLCYGARLNKWVLQTYHPEYMKSPLVYHPGHRARAWRFLTYMFMHVGLEQLGFNALLQLMIGVPLEMVHGLLRISLLYLAGVLAGSLTVSITDMRAPVVGGSGGVYALCSAHLANVVMNWAGMRCPYKLLRMVLALVCMSSEVGRAVWLRFSPPLPASGPQPSFMAHLAGAVVGVSMGLTILRSYEERLRDQCGWWVVLLAYGTFLLFAIFWNVFAYDLLGAHIPPPP; encoded by the exons ATGGACAGGAGCTCGCTGCTGCAGCTCATCCAGGAGCAG CAGCTGGATCCTGAGAACACAGGCTTCATTGGAGCGGACACCTTTGCTGGTCTGGTGCATAGCCATGAGCTGCCCCTGGACCCCGCCAAGTTGGACATGCTGGTGGCCTTGGCCCAGAGCAACGAGCGCGGCCAGGTCTGCTACCAGGAGCTGGTGGACCTGGTCAGTGCCACG ATCAGTAGCAAGCGCTCCAGTAGCTTCAAACGGGCCATTGCTAATGGACAGCGGGCACTGCCCCGGGATGGGCTGCTGGATGAGCCGGGCCTGGGCGTCTACAAGAGGTTTGTGCGTTATGTGGCTTACGAGATCCTGCCCTGTGAGATGGACCGCCGTTGGTACTTCTATCGGCACCGCAACTGCCCACCCCCCGTGTTCATGGCCTCTGTCACCCTTGCCCAG ATTATTGTGTTCCTGTGCTATGGGGCACGACTCAACAAGTGGGTGCTGCAGACCTACCACCCCGAATACATGAAGAGCCCTCTTGTGTACCACCCTGGACACCGCGCACGAGCCTGGCGCTTTCTCACCTACATGTTCATGCATGTCGG GCTGGAGCAGCTGGGGTTCAATGCCCTTCTGCAGTTGATGATTGGGGTGCCCTTGGAGATGGTGCATGGCCTACTCCGTATCAGCCTGCTCTACCTAGCGGGCGTGCTGGCAG GCTCCCTGACGGTCTCCATCACTGACATGCGTGCCCCCGTAGTGGGGGGCTCTGGTGGGGTTTACGCACTCTGCTCAGCACACCTGGCCAACGTTGTCATG AATTGGGCTGGGATGCGGTGTCCCTACAAGCTGCTGAGGATGGTGCTGGCCTTGGTGTGCA TGAGTTCCGAGGTGGGCCGGGCTGTGTGGCTGCGCTTCTCCCCGCCGCTGCCTGCCTCTGGCCCACAGCCCAGCTTCATGGCACACCTGGCTGGCGCAGTAGTGGGCGTGAGCATGGGCCTCACCATCCTGCGCAGCTATGAGGAGCGCCTGAGGGACCAGTGCGGATGGTGGGTGGTGCTGCTCGCCTACGGCACCTTCCTGCTCTTCGCCATCTTTTGGAACGTCTTTGCCTACGACTTGCTGGGTGCCCACatccctcctccaccctga